In Clostridium sp. DL-VIII, the following proteins share a genomic window:
- a CDS encoding DUF4179 domain-containing protein, whose product MKKIKIDNIEVSSKLDGLINNAIKEGYRDYSNNKTKKKAHKRNILVAGMVVALTVTLFGTNVGAEVLTKVLVITGIDDISSFFGIAKSLDEYKTVVNKSVTDNGITVKLNEVILDGSEIIVSYSESADKKLGESIRPVHIKGNIYINGKKANEENINNFHSKVIDVYSTQEVITYDLENIDLSGSLDIKIECQSIELENGSEKKGKWNFEFKADGNELKADTREIELNNRFTIEDGTEYTLKKYTDNSLGQKIYASISNFKTSKKYNLILLIGTDDLGNKVEFYSLNSDEDHALFKIQRHGLNNLNENAKILTLTPYDVELQKGGGKSELKQVGEAFTIDLSQLK is encoded by the coding sequence ATGAAAAAAATAAAGATAGACAATATTGAAGTTTCTTCCAAGCTAGATGGTTTAATAAATAATGCAATTAAAGAAGGTTATAGAGATTATAGCAATAATAAAACTAAAAAGAAAGCACACAAAAGAAATATTCTAGTAGCAGGAATGGTTGTAGCATTAACTGTTACATTATTTGGAACAAATGTAGGAGCAGAGGTATTAACAAAAGTGTTAGTAATAACAGGGATAGATGATATTAGTAGTTTTTTTGGAATTGCAAAGAGTTTGGATGAATATAAAACCGTTGTAAATAAGTCTGTAACTGATAATGGAATAACAGTTAAATTAAATGAAGTCATATTGGATGGAAGTGAAATAATAGTTTCTTATAGTGAGTCTGCTGATAAAAAATTAGGTGAAAGTATAAGACCAGTGCATATTAAAGGGAATATTTATATAAATGGAAAGAAAGCAAATGAAGAAAATATTAATAATTTTCATTCAAAAGTCATTGATGTTTATAGTACCCAAGAAGTTATTACTTATGATTTGGAAAATATAGATTTAAGTGGAAGTTTAGATATAAAAATTGAATGTCAATCGATAGAATTAGAGAATGGATCCGAAAAAAAAGGAAAGTGGAATTTTGAATTTAAGGCTGATGGTAATGAACTAAAAGCAGATACAAGGGAAATAGAACTCAATAATAGATTTACTATTGAAGATGGAACAGAATATACTTTAAAAAAATATACAGATAACTCATTAGGTCAAAAAATTTATGCTTCTATATCAAATTTCAAAACAAGTAAAAAGTATAATCTAATTTTATTGATAGGAACTGATGATTTGGGAAATAAAGTTGAATTTTATTCATTAAATAGTGATGAAGATCATGCATTATTTAAAATACAAAGACATGGGCTTAATAATCTGAATGAAAATGCAAAAATATTAACATTAACTCCTTATGATGTAGAATTGCAAAAGGGTGGTGGTAAATCTGAATTAAAGCAAGTAGGAGAAGCATTTACAATAGATTTGTCACAATTAAAATAA
- a CDS encoding multidrug resistance efflux transporter family protein — MIKAFALGIAASFFFAFTFVLNQQMSVSGGNWIWSACLRYVFMLPILSVIVFFKKELFYVLKDIKERTFQWIIWSTVGFGIFYAPLSFASAYGASWLVAGTWQITIVAGALMSPLFFKNVQTGAKVTRVRCRAPKKSILMSSVILFGILLMQFEHSKAVSASQLGIGIIPVILAAFAYPLGNRKMIEICENKFTTFQRVFGMTLCSMPFWLALSSFGIIFDGLPSKGQLIQSLIVAIFSGVIATVLFFKAGDMVGGDTHKMAIIESTQAGEVVFTLLGGIFVFGDKIPNTFGIIGIIFVIIGMISNSLMGSSENK, encoded by the coding sequence ATGATAAAGGCATTTGCACTTGGAATAGCTGCATCATTTTTCTTTGCATTCACTTTTGTATTAAATCAACAAATGAGTGTCTCTGGAGGAAATTGGATTTGGAGCGCATGTCTTAGATATGTTTTTATGCTACCAATTTTATCTGTTATTGTTTTTTTTAAAAAAGAATTGTTTTATGTTTTAAAAGATATAAAAGAGAGAACATTTCAATGGATTATATGGAGCACAGTAGGATTTGGAATTTTTTATGCTCCACTAAGCTTTGCTTCAGCTTATGGTGCATCATGGTTAGTTGCAGGCACATGGCAGATAACAATAGTTGCGGGAGCGCTTATGTCACCATTATTTTTTAAAAATGTACAAACCGGGGCTAAAGTTACTAGAGTAAGATGCAGAGCACCTAAGAAATCTATTTTGATGTCTAGTGTGATTTTATTTGGGATATTACTAATGCAATTTGAGCATTCAAAGGCTGTCTCTGCATCACAATTGGGTATAGGCATCATACCAGTAATTTTAGCTGCTTTTGCCTATCCGCTTGGAAATCGTAAAATGATAGAGATATGTGAAAATAAGTTTACCACTTTTCAGAGAGTATTTGGGATGACTCTTTGCAGTATGCCATTTTGGCTTGCTTTGTCTTCCTTTGGTATAATTTTTGATGGTCTTCCAAGTAAGGGACAGTTAATTCAGTCTTTAATAGTTGCCATTTTTTCAGGTGTTATTGCAACTGTGCTATTTTTTAAGGCTGGAGATATGGTTGGGGGAGATACTCATAAAATGGCTATTATAGAATCAACTCAAGCTGGAGAAGTGGTGTTTACATTACTTGGAGGTATATTTGTTTTTGGTGATAAAATCCCAAATACTTTTGGAATTATAGGTATAATATTTGTGATTATTGGCATGATTTCTAATAGTCTTATGGGAAGCAGCGAAAACAAATAA
- a CDS encoding sigma-70 family RNA polymerase sigma factor — MPIKDKLYKVAYVYLRNENDTLDCIHEAIIKAIQSLDTLKEPQYFNTWMMKITINKCKDYIKKNNKVVLVDIEDYKDIIAIDEEQFECADDITDVLNKLSVKEREFIVMRYLKDMPLKEISNITTTPLGTIKSNISRTLRKMKKYMEEVKQ, encoded by the coding sequence GTGCCTATTAAGGACAAGTTGTATAAAGTAGCTTACGTGTATTTACGAAATGAGAATGATACATTGGATTGTATTCATGAAGCAATAATAAAGGCAATACAGTCATTAGATACATTAAAAGAACCACAATACTTTAATACTTGGATGATGAAAATAACTATTAACAAATGCAAAGATTATATTAAAAAAAATAATAAAGTAGTTTTAGTAGATATAGAAGATTATAAAGACATTATTGCAATAGACGAAGAACAATTTGAATGTGCAGATGATATAACTGATGTATTAAATAAACTATCTGTTAAGGAGAGAGAGTTTATTGTTATGAGATATTTGAAGGATATGCCATTAAAAGAAATATCTAATATTACAACTACACCGTTAGGTACTATTAAAAGTAATATTAGTAGGACATTAAGAAAAATGAAGAAATATATGGAGGAAGTAAAACAATGA
- a CDS encoding amidohydrolase family protein, translating into MKQRNILMTIGFALLLVLLFGVVLVLMISSGERWFAYLILAACVSLLVFLRSTRFWRGWRILLCWILALVVAWTGLFASQPSTNIQPYTTQKLEQPSAPYQLLLNNLTIVDTRTGNLTSNMSILCVNGKIKDIAPAGTIKADNDTKIIDATGKYVVPGYLNMHMHVIGEENTSESMALLLANGVTGFRQMSGSVELLKEWRSGAFTSSTNEPALLTMPVDIMTPINAPTPEIAVEFVRQQQKAGVDFIKVGGVSPDVFNAIQAEANKLGIPVVGHVLPDMDLKEVSKNGFHCIEHFGINFGALISCSTDEKALRSQATGIPTKFTENPIFVQLMKIRGIQHFVNEQFIKWGTKTSGGAKDETQLMHIINTYSEEKAKELANVYVQYNTWQCPTMVRMHAGLFNGSDEATAQRLYDIYLSLVKTYDLEGVKMMAGTDGSEGNAIHKEFDELEKAGISPLHVLQMTTLNGAEFLNRLDDMGTAEVGKNADLVLLDANPIESVQNLHKIDAVIRAGSYHSKEELDSIKEKYTNEK; encoded by the coding sequence ATGAAGCAAAGAAATATTTTAATGACTATTGGTTTTGCACTATTATTAGTGCTTTTGTTTGGCGTTGTTCTAGTGCTGATGATCAGCAGTGGGGAGCGATGGTTTGCTTATCTGATTCTGGCGGCCTGTGTTAGTTTACTCGTTTTCCTTAGAAGTACGAGATTCTGGCGCGGATGGAGAATCCTGCTCTGTTGGATATTAGCGCTTGTAGTTGCATGGACTGGTCTATTTGCCAGCCAGCCTTCAACGAATATTCAACCTTACACCACGCAGAAATTGGAGCAGCCTAGCGCTCCCTATCAGCTTTTGCTGAATAACTTAACTATTGTGGATACGCGGACTGGTAATCTAACTTCCAATATGAGCATTCTGTGCGTCAATGGAAAAATCAAGGACATTGCACCAGCTGGCACAATCAAAGCGGACAATGACACAAAGATCATTGATGCAACTGGAAAGTATGTGGTTCCCGGGTATCTGAACATGCATATGCATGTGATTGGGGAAGAGAACACCTCGGAATCGATGGCTCTTCTGCTTGCTAACGGTGTAACCGGATTCCGACAAATGAGCGGCTCAGTTGAACTTCTCAAGGAATGGAGATCCGGTGCCTTTACCAGCTCTACGAACGAACCAGCGCTACTGACGATGCCCGTTGATATCATGACACCCATAAATGCACCAACGCCAGAGATTGCCGTGGAATTTGTTCGCCAGCAGCAAAAAGCCGGGGTTGACTTTATAAAAGTTGGCGGTGTTTCGCCGGATGTGTTTAATGCCATTCAAGCAGAGGCGAACAAACTCGGTATTCCGGTCGTGGGACATGTGCTTCCTGATATGGACTTGAAAGAGGTCTCGAAAAATGGTTTTCACTGCATCGAACACTTTGGCATCAACTTCGGGGCTCTGATTTCCTGCTCAACAGACGAGAAAGCCTTGAGATCGCAGGCAACTGGAATTCCTACCAAATTCACTGAAAATCCAATCTTCGTGCAGCTCATGAAGATCAGGGGCATTCAACATTTTGTGAACGAGCAATTCATAAAGTGGGGCACTAAGACCTCTGGGGGTGCAAAAGATGAAACCCAGCTGATGCATATCATTAACACTTATAGTGAAGAAAAGGCAAAAGAGCTTGCCAATGTCTATGTCCAATATAATACGTGGCAATGTCCGACTATGGTGCGCATGCATGCCGGCCTGTTCAATGGGAGCGATGAAGCCACTGCTCAGAGGCTCTATGATATATATTTAAGTCTTGTTAAGACCTACGATCTCGAAGGCGTTAAAATGATGGCTGGAACCGATGGAAGCGAAGGTAACGCTATTCACAAGGAATTTGACGAACTTGAGAAGGCCGGCATCTCCCCGCTTCATGTTCTTCAGATGACGACCCTGAACGGAGCTGAGTTTCTGAATCGCCTGGATGATATGGGCACTGCAGAAGTTGGTAAGAATGCTGATTTAGTACTTTTGGATGCAAATCCTATAGAGAGTGTTCAAAATCTTCATAAAATTGACGCTGTTATACGTGCAGGTTCCTATCACAGCAAGGAAGAACTAGACTCTATTAAGGAAAAATATACAAATGAAAAATAG
- a CDS encoding transposase, giving the protein MKVFLEAGNVPSDNNAAESSIRGFCIRKNNLHLINTIDGAKISAIIYSIRDKQIK; this is encoded by the coding sequence CTGAAAGTATTTCTCGAAGCTGGAAATGTTCCATCTGACAATAATGCTGCTGAATCAAGCATTCGTGGCTTCTGTATCAGAAAAAATAACTTGCATCTTATTAATACAATTGATGGTGCTAAGATTAGTGCTATTATTTATAGTATTAGAGACAAACAAATCAAATAA
- a CDS encoding MerR family transcriptional regulator, producing the protein MYTINEVADICDISPYTIRFYDKEGLLPFVSRNSTGNRQFSDSDLNVIKLICCLKNSGMPVKEIRRYIDLAMQGVETSEQRKQMMIAHRKEVVKQIDNLKKNLNIIDLKIALYDSDDGLSLSSIFVEQE; encoded by the coding sequence ATGTATACAATAAATGAAGTAGCCGATATTTGTGATATTTCACCTTATACAATTCGCTTCTATGACAAAGAAGGGCTCTTGCCTTTTGTCTCAAGAAATAGTACTGGAAATAGACAGTTTAGCGATTCAGATTTGAACGTAATCAAACTTATTTGCTGTTTAAAAAATAGCGGTATGCCAGTTAAAGAGATTAGAAGATATATTGACTTAGCAATGCAAGGGGTTGAAACCTCTGAACAGAGAAAGCAGATGATGATCGCCCATAGGAAAGAGGTTGTAAAGCAAATAGATAATTTAAAGAAAAATTTAAATATCATCGATTTAAAAATTGCCCTCTATGATTCTGATGATGGCTTATCTCTTTCTAGTATATTCGTAGAACAAGAATAG
- a CDS encoding flavodoxin family protein yields MKVTVITGSPRKFGTSTLLADKFIKGAKEAGHEIFRFDAAFEGVHPCTSCNKCEHGDKPCVFQDSMAKLYPHLIDADLIAFVTPLYFFGVSSQIKMAIDRFHGINNQLKGADKKAILMVTAAGKEEHVMNGVVGSYNETLRYLQWQDCGIVLANGCNEREAIEKTNYPEQAYQLGKKL; encoded by the coding sequence ATGAAAGTAACTGTAATAACAGGAAGCCCACGCAAATTTGGTACGTCCACTCTCCTGGCAGATAAATTTATCAAAGGTGCCAAGGAAGCGGGACACGAAATTTTTCGATTCGATGCAGCTTTTGAAGGAGTCCATCCCTGTACTAGCTGTAATAAGTGTGAGCATGGTGATAAACCCTGCGTTTTTCAGGACAGTATGGCAAAGCTATATCCACATTTAATTGACGCCGATTTGATTGCATTTGTAACACCGCTGTATTTTTTCGGTGTATCTTCTCAGATTAAAATGGCTATAGACCGCTTCCATGGCATTAACAATCAACTGAAAGGTGCAGATAAAAAAGCTATACTGATGGTAACCGCTGCCGGTAAAGAAGAGCATGTCATGAATGGTGTTGTTGGAAGCTACAATGAGACACTGCGTTATCTACAGTGGCAGGACTGCGGCATCGTGCTTGCAAACGGCTGTAACGAACGGGAAGCCATCGAAAAAACAAATTATCCTGAGCAGGCGTATCAGCTTGGAAAGAAGCTGTAA
- a CDS encoding oxidoreductase — protein MAENMKRNWTSADIPSQKGRSVVITGTGGIGYETALEMTRAGAEVIMAGRNKDKGEEAIRKIKKINPSGNIRFEKLDLADLASIEEFGERMRSERKSLDILINNAAVMAPPKRLVTKDGFELQMGTNYFGHFALTAHMLPLLKKGNKPRVITLSSLAHLSGVIDFDDIQAEHSYKPMVTYSQSKLACLMFAFELQRRSDAAGWGISSIGAHPGISRTELIPNGAGKNSPTGIVRRLFGPFLFQPAAHGAWPSLYAATAENATGGTYYGPSKMSEVRGYPKIAKIAPQAMDVKVASKLWEESEKLTNVKFI, from the coding sequence ATGGCAGAAAATATGAAACGAAATTGGACTTCGGCAGATATTCCTTCACAAAAAGGTCGCTCAGTTGTTATTACAGGAACAGGTGGAATTGGCTATGAAACAGCATTAGAGATGACTCGTGCAGGAGCTGAGGTTATAATGGCTGGTAGAAATAAGGATAAAGGAGAGGAAGCTATAAGAAAGATTAAGAAAATAAATCCTTCTGGAAATATACGTTTTGAAAAACTTGATCTAGCAGATCTTGCATCTATAGAAGAATTTGGTGAACGAATGAGATCTGAGCGCAAAAGTTTAGATATTCTTATAAACAATGCAGCAGTAATGGCTCCGCCTAAGCGCTTGGTTACAAAAGATGGGTTTGAACTGCAAATGGGTACAAATTATTTTGGACATTTTGCATTAACAGCACATATGCTTCCTCTTTTAAAGAAAGGAAATAAGCCAAGGGTAATCACCCTGAGTAGCTTAGCTCATCTTTCAGGAGTTATAGACTTTGATGATATTCAAGCAGAACACAGCTACAAACCAATGGTAACTTATTCTCAGTCGAAACTCGCATGCCTTATGTTTGCATTTGAATTACAGCGAAGAAGTGATGCAGCTGGCTGGGGAATTAGCAGTATAGGTGCGCATCCAGGTATATCAAGAACAGAATTAATACCTAATGGAGCCGGAAAGAATAGCCCAACTGGAATTGTGCGACGTTTATTTGGTCCGTTTTTATTTCAGCCAGCAGCTCATGGAGCATGGCCATCACTTTATGCTGCGACAGCAGAAAATGCAACAGGTGGAACATATTATGGACCTTCAAAAATGAGCGAAGTGAGAGGGTATCCTAAAATAGCTAAAATTGCACCACAAGCTATGGATGTTAAGGTTGCTTCAAAGCTTTGGGAGGAATCAGAGAAGTTGACAAACGTAAAGTTTATTTAA
- a CDS encoding XRE family transcriptional regulator, with the protein MENLNLIIGNKLKYIRSKRNLSLDELSKLTGVSKAMLGQIERGQSNPTVSTLWKIATGLKVSFSVFIDESNDELNIIDQEDIIPIIEENSKMRLYPIFPFDISKGFEIFTIELESGCIHPSTPHNDEVEEYILVTQGEIEMIIDNKSFRLKKGNSLNFKANKSHTYKNISDSTAIFQNIILYKKIE; encoded by the coding sequence ATGGAAAATCTAAATTTGATTATAGGAAATAAACTTAAATATATAAGAAGTAAGAGAAATTTAAGTTTGGATGAACTATCTAAGTTAACCGGTGTCAGCAAAGCAATGCTTGGTCAAATAGAGCGAGGACAATCTAATCCTACGGTTTCAACCTTATGGAAAATTGCAACTGGACTTAAGGTATCTTTTTCTGTCTTTATCGATGAGAGTAATGATGAGCTTAATATAATAGATCAAGAAGATATAATTCCAATAATAGAAGAAAACAGTAAAATGCGATTATATCCCATATTCCCTTTTGATATTAGTAAAGGATTTGAAATATTTACAATAGAACTTGAGTCTGGCTGTATTCATCCTTCCACACCACATAATGATGAAGTTGAAGAATATATCCTAGTCACACAAGGCGAAATTGAAATGATTATAGATAATAAAAGCTTTAGATTAAAAAAGGGAAATTCTTTGAATTTTAAAGCAAACAAATCGCATACTTATAAAAATATAAGCGATTCTACAGCTATATTTCAGAATATAATACTCTACAAAAAAATAGAATAA
- a CDS encoding helix-turn-helix domain-containing protein gives MNNESIQRKSNIADTPFGYTLSVLGGKWKMIILYLLYGHKVVRYNELKRLIGTITYKTLSVQLKELEKDGLVTRKEYPQIPPKVEYSLSEKGRSLIPIMGAMCIWGQEHR, from the coding sequence ATGAATAATGAATCGATTCAAAGGAAATCTAATATTGCTGATACTCCTTTTGGGTACACACTTTCCGTTTTAGGTGGAAAGTGGAAAATGATAATTCTTTATTTGCTATATGGTCATAAGGTAGTTCGATATAACGAATTAAAGCGCCTAATCGGAACGATTACTTATAAGACACTAAGTGTACAGCTCAAAGAGTTAGAAAAAGATGGTCTTGTCACTCGCAAAGAATACCCACAAATTCCACCTAAAGTAGAATACAGTCTTTCAGAAAAAGGAAGATCACTAATACCGATCATGGGTGCAATGTGCATATGGGGGCAGGAGCATCGATAA